From the Rhodoferax sp. WC2427 genome, one window contains:
- a CDS encoding TIGR01777 family oxidoreductase produces the protein MPHHHILVTGGTGFLGQALCRMLLAQGHQLTLWVRNLNKGRKMYGEAVRCITQLAELQDTPVDAILNFSGEPVLGPRWSPARQQVLHASRSGVTQALVDWVAQLAHRPRWLLSASAIGFYGVQAVDDPGALGEGSPPQPIFMSELCQRWERTAQGMAAHGVAVATVRLGVVLGPKGALPQMLQPFRFGLGTQMGSGDQVLSWVHLDDVLGAVAFLLAKLDSVPATGAYNLTAPQPVTQREFTRIACKVLHRPLAVPVPAVVLRLLLGEQATLLTDGQRVVPQRLLAEGFRFRFDTFEAALRDLEQRRK, from the coding sequence ATGCCACACCACCACATTCTCGTCACCGGCGGCACCGGTTTTCTCGGCCAGGCGCTGTGTCGCATGCTATTGGCCCAGGGGCACCAGCTCACGCTGTGGGTGCGCAACCTGAACAAGGGCCGCAAGATGTACGGCGAGGCTGTGCGCTGCATCACCCAGCTGGCGGAGCTGCAGGATACGCCGGTGGACGCGATTTTGAACTTCTCGGGTGAGCCCGTGCTGGGCCCGCGCTGGTCGCCCGCGCGCCAGCAGGTACTGCACGCCAGCCGCAGCGGGGTCACGCAGGCCCTGGTGGACTGGGTGGCGCAGCTGGCGCACAGGCCGCGCTGGCTGCTGTCGGCCTCGGCCATCGGTTTTTACGGCGTGCAGGCGGTGGACGACCCCGGTGCGCTGGGCGAGGGCTCCCCGCCGCAGCCGATTTTCATGTCCGAGCTGTGCCAGCGTTGGGAGCGCACCGCCCAGGGCATGGCCGCCCATGGCGTGGCCGTGGCCACCGTGCGGCTGGGTGTGGTGTTGGGCCCCAAGGGCGCGCTGCCGCAGATGCTGCAGCCATTCCGCTTCGGCCTGGGCACGCAGATGGGCAGTGGCGACCAGGTGCTGAGCTGGGTGCATCTGGACGATGTCCTGGGGGCCGTGGCGTTTTTGCTGGCCAAGCTTGACAGCGTGCCCGCCACCGGGGCCTACAACCTCACCGCGCCGCAACCTGTGACCCAGCGCGAATTCACCCGCATTGCCTGCAAAGTGCTGCACCGCCCGCTGGCCGTGCCGGTGCCCGCCGTGGTGCTCAGGCTGCTGTTGGGCGAGCAGGCCACGCTGCTCACCGACGGCCAGCGCGTGGTGCCCCAGCGCCTGCTGGCCGAGGGCTTTCGCTTCCGTTTCGACACCTTCGAAGCCGCACTGCGGGACCTGGAACAGCGGCGAAAATAG
- a CDS encoding DinB family protein gives MEITFSNNYQLLARYNHAINLRLYAACDGLGDANRKQDRGAFFGSIHRTLNHLVVADQIWLLRFMECGAAHGVVWPVLADAIRMPPQHPLDQPLHADWSALCAHREALDLAIEAWLADAPVEMPGWPMAYANSKGTLRQHPLWQALTHFFNHQTHHRGQVTTLLSQQGVDMGVTDLIAMV, from the coding sequence ATGGAAATTACATTCTCTAACAATTACCAGCTCCTCGCCCGCTATAACCACGCAATCAACTTGCGTTTGTACGCGGCTTGCGACGGCCTGGGCGACGCCAACCGCAAGCAAGACCGTGGCGCGTTCTTCGGCTCCATCCACCGCACGCTGAACCACTTGGTGGTGGCCGACCAAATCTGGTTGCTGCGCTTCATGGAGTGCGGGGCCGCACACGGCGTGGTCTGGCCGGTGCTGGCCGATGCCATCCGCATGCCGCCCCAGCACCCGCTGGACCAGCCGCTGCACGCCGACTGGAGCGCCCTGTGCGCCCACCGCGAGGCGCTGGACTTGGCCATCGAAGCCTGGCTGGCCGACGCGCCCGTCGAAATGCCAGGTTGGCCCATGGCCTACGCCAACTCCAAAGGCACGCTGCGCCAGCATCCGCTGTGGCAGGCGCTGACCCATTTTTTCAACCACCAGACCCACCACCGGGGCCAGGTGACCACCTTGCTGTCGCAACAGGGGGTGGACATGGGGGTGACCGACCTGATCGCGATGGTGTGA
- a CDS encoding YjgN family protein gives MTEPHFADTLPMALPAAKPTAVTTTDTTTVTAPAPPAAAADPVATAHPLDIVFTGSGSEYFRIWIVNLLLTLVTFGIYYPWAKVRRLRYFYGNTLVDGAALDFHGNPRKMLKGSALVAVLFGLYSLAGQFSPVAGLVALVLVALIAPALVRASMQFRLAHTSWRGLRFRFTGSMPEVYRAVLPLYVPAVLIVGFMAFAAPEPGKAPNTTAFVVALLGLLVLTMAMQPWTFWKLKQYQHDHYAFATVQARFTATPWGFYKLTLKVCGFALLAIALPVAAIAVMVFTAPSPQQGLRGLAPVAALLPFLLMLLVLVAVKPYAVSRTQNLVWDHTRNHDLQFHSALRFVPLLWLTLKNWLLVLLTLGLYWPFAAIAMARIRLQAVSIATRVAPDTLVGQRPHGSNEAAGDAAGDMLGFDLGL, from the coding sequence ATGACCGAACCGCACTTCGCCGACACGCTTCCCATGGCCCTGCCAGCGGCCAAACCCACCGCCGTCACCACCACTGACACCACCACCGTCACCGCCCCCGCACCACCCGCTGCAGCGGCTGACCCCGTGGCAACCGCTCACCCGCTGGACATCGTCTTCACCGGCTCGGGCAGCGAATACTTTCGCATCTGGATCGTCAACCTGCTGCTGACCCTGGTGACTTTCGGCATTTACTACCCCTGGGCCAAGGTGCGGCGGCTGCGCTACTTTTACGGCAACACCCTGGTGGATGGCGCGGCGCTGGACTTCCATGGCAACCCCAGGAAGATGCTCAAGGGCTCGGCGCTGGTGGCCGTGCTGTTTGGCCTGTATTCGCTGGCGGGCCAGTTCTCGCCGGTGGCGGGGCTGGTCGCGCTGGTGCTGGTGGCGCTGATTGCCCCGGCGCTGGTACGTGCGTCCATGCAATTCCGGCTGGCCCACACCAGCTGGCGCGGCCTGCGGTTTCGGTTCACCGGGAGCATGCCCGAGGTGTACCGCGCGGTACTGCCGCTGTACGTGCCTGCGGTGCTGATCGTGGGCTTTATGGCATTTGCCGCACCGGAACCCGGCAAGGCCCCCAACACCACGGCATTTGTCGTGGCCCTGCTGGGCCTGCTGGTACTGACCATGGCCATGCAGCCCTGGACCTTCTGGAAACTCAAGCAGTACCAGCACGACCACTACGCCTTTGCCACGGTACAAGCACGCTTTACCGCCACGCCCTGGGGCTTTTACAAGCTGACACTCAAGGTCTGCGGCTTTGCATTGCTGGCCATTGCCCTGCCGGTGGCCGCCATCGCCGTGATGGTGTTCACCGCCCCCAGTCCCCAGCAGGGTCTGCGCGGGCTGGCACCCGTAGCGGCCCTGCTGCCGTTTTTGCTGATGCTGCTGGTGCTGGTGGCCGTCAAGCCCTATGCCGTGTCGCGCACGCAAAACCTGGTGTGGGACCACACCCGCAACCACGACCTGCAGTTCCACAGCGCCCTGCGCTTTGTGCCCCTGCTCTGGCTGACCCTGAAAAACTGGCTGCTGGTACTGCTCACGCTGGGTCTGTACTGGCCGTTCGCCGCCATTGCCATGGCGCGCATCCGCCTGCAGGCCGTGTCCATCGCCACCCGCGTTGCCCCCGACACCCTGGTCGGCCAGCGCCCCCATGGCAGCAACGAGGCCGCAGGCGATGCCGCGGGCGACATGCTGGGCTTTGACCTGGGCCTATGA
- a CDS encoding M48 family metallopeptidase, producing the protein MTLPTLPLSATYFDGLQARAQMVSLQVADGALHITGDGINRRVALPDVRWPERTRHGVRVTHLADGGELHCADSAAWDAWSQHSGLVESWVVRLQQSWRGVLASALALVAVLAALHAWGLPLAAQAALYLLPESVDTSLGDATLEAVDEDLMRPSQLPRAEQARVQAAFAQAVAQARPRLPTASLPEWQLVFRASRIGPNALALPGGTILMTDELVYLVGRDTDVLTAVLAHELGHVQHRDGLRMLVQVTLLGTVGSLVLGDFSTLLAGTTALLGQAHYSREAEHAADVAAVQFLQAARIDPAVMVTLFDRLAEARKDKRDATADQDNWLGIAFASHPTDAERVRFFREAGKGN; encoded by the coding sequence ATGACCTTACCCACCCTGCCGCTGTCGGCCACCTACTTTGACGGCCTGCAGGCCCGTGCCCAAATGGTCTCGCTGCAGGTGGCCGACGGCGCGCTGCACATCACCGGCGATGGCATAAACCGCCGCGTCGCCCTGCCCGACGTGCGCTGGCCCGAGCGCACCCGCCACGGCGTGCGCGTGACCCACCTGGCCGACGGCGGCGAACTGCACTGCGCCGACAGCGCCGCCTGGGATGCCTGGAGCCAGCACAGCGGCCTGGTGGAGTCCTGGGTGGTGCGCCTGCAGCAAAGCTGGCGCGGCGTGCTGGCCAGCGCCCTGGCCCTGGTGGCCGTGCTGGCGGCGCTGCACGCCTGGGGTCTGCCGCTGGCCGCCCAGGCCGCCCTGTACCTGCTGCCCGAGAGCGTCGATACCTCGCTCGGCGATGCAACATTGGAGGCGGTGGACGAAGACCTGATGCGCCCCAGCCAGTTGCCACGCGCCGAACAAGCCCGCGTGCAGGCCGCCTTTGCCCAGGCCGTGGCCCAGGCCCGGCCTCGGCTGCCAACCGCCAGCCTGCCCGAGTGGCAACTGGTGTTCCGCGCCAGCCGCATCGGCCCCAACGCCCTGGCCCTGCCCGGCGGCACCATCCTCATGACCGACGAACTGGTCTACCTGGTCGGGCGCGACACCGACGTACTCACCGCCGTGCTGGCCCACGAACTCGGCCATGTGCAGCACCGCGACGGCCTGCGCATGCTGGTGCAGGTCACCCTGCTGGGCACCGTGGGCTCGCTGGTGCTGGGCGACTTCAGCACCCTGCTGGCGGGCACCACCGCCCTGCTCGGCCAGGCCCACTACTCCCGCGAAGCCGAGCACGCCGCCGACGTAGCCGCCGTGCAGTTCCTGCAAGCGGCCCGCATCGACCCTGCGGTCATGGTCACGTTGTTTGACAGACTGGCCGAGGCGCGCAAAGACAAACGGGACGCAACCGCCGATCAAGACAACTGGCTGGGGATTGCGTTTGCGTCCCACCCCACCGATGCGGAGCGGGTGCGGTTTTTTCGGGAGGCGGGGAAGGGGAATTAG
- a CDS encoding helix-turn-helix domain-containing protein, producing MHTYSKSVSSGLAQMALEAAKHSGVGPQEFQRLTGISESEAREAGGRIPAAKHIAMLNLMERDFKPLGLLESSAHIPLCASISTLLGMVTNAPSLTAAYAGFLEYRVLVGDVDGLALRRDGADFEFEYCLDGEGRTAVSAFGNLVMLARLARQYAEGSPCSIAMELTGPAFAPVGQLRHIDPCEIRFGQERNCIRIRTQAPDRPYSRFNATTHGIIGRQAHNDLQALNQKYSFALRVEGFLVQWVQAQQAFPVGHNALEQVCDKFAMTRWGIHRRLQKESINFQHILSRVKMAEAKRLLLQSDAAISDVSDMLGFSSPSAFSRFFSDQHGVSPSRYKTSHYLS from the coding sequence ATGCACACGTATTCAAAATCGGTCTCCAGCGGCTTGGCCCAGATGGCCCTGGAGGCCGCCAAGCACAGCGGTGTCGGCCCCCAGGAATTCCAGCGCCTCACCGGCATATCCGAATCCGAGGCCCGCGAAGCCGGGGGGCGCATACCCGCCGCCAAGCACATCGCCATGCTCAACCTCATGGAGCGCGATTTCAAACCTCTCGGCCTGCTGGAAAGCAGCGCGCACATCCCGCTGTGCGCCTCCATCTCCACCCTGCTGGGCATGGTGACGAATGCCCCCAGCTTGACCGCGGCCTACGCCGGTTTCCTGGAGTACCGGGTGTTGGTGGGCGATGTGGATGGGCTCGCCCTGCGGCGCGATGGCGCTGACTTTGAATTTGAATACTGCCTGGACGGAGAGGGCCGCACCGCGGTCAGCGCCTTTGGCAATCTCGTCATGCTGGCCCGGCTGGCGCGCCAATATGCGGAAGGCAGCCCGTGCTCCATTGCCATGGAGCTCACCGGCCCGGCCTTTGCCCCGGTGGGGCAACTGCGCCACATCGACCCCTGTGAGATACGTTTTGGGCAAGAGCGCAACTGCATCCGCATCCGCACGCAGGCGCCCGACCGGCCCTATTCCCGGTTCAACGCCACCACCCACGGCATCATTGGCAGACAAGCCCACAACGACCTGCAGGCTTTGAACCAGAAATACTCGTTTGCGCTGCGGGTGGAGGGGTTTCTGGTCCAGTGGGTGCAGGCGCAGCAGGCATTCCCGGTCGGCCACAACGCCCTGGAGCAGGTCTGCGACAAATTTGCCATGACCCGCTGGGGCATCCACCGCCGCCTGCAAAAAGAAAGCATCAACTTCCAGCACATCTTGTCGCGCGTCAAAATGGCCGAAGCCAAACGCCTGCTGCTGCAAAGCGATGCCGCCATATCGGACGTGAGCGACATGCTGGGGTTTTCGTCGCCCTCGGCCTTCTCCCGCTTCTTCTCCGACCAGCACGGGGTCTCGCCCTCGCGCTACAAGACCAGCCACTACCTGTCTTGA
- a CDS encoding beta-glucosidase, whose protein sequence is MEKRQRVRLMTAAYSGLFVGLLAGCGGDDGPTAPSADTVADQRAAALVAQMTLDEKIQMVHGIGLGVGPLGGAGYIPGIARLGIPDYYIADSATGVAQVKLGATGLANVDNGTTPMPAPIGLAASWDTSLAHAYGAQIATELRTVGFSEGLGGGVNLARELRNGRTFEYMGEDPVLAGHMIAERTKGTQSQKVVATIKHYAANDQETNRFTSNSVVDERTLRELHLLPFEIGVKDGQPGNVMCAYNLVNGAKSCENKTLLTDVLKTEWGFQGKVQSDWFMAVTNTVSAANAGLDEEQAGSTDDSVGFFGIKTYFNQKLKAAVEAGTVSVARLNDMVQRKLRTMVKVGVMDAPAPLNGTIDQAAGNTAARQVAEQSMVLLKNAVPAGYTTAALPLDATAATKILVVGGHADAGVMSGGGSAGTPPRDGNAVACLSPAYMVGGQVSGCAVWYKSSPLDAIRAKAPHATVTYLDGTDAAAAANAAALADVTIVFGTQWQTEGGDLPSLSLPDAVADPANQAYDQNALMAAVAATAKRSVVVLQSGTAVTMPWLSGVHSVLEAWYPGVQGGAAIANVLFGTVNPSGKLPLTFPKSESDMPQKRISATDTQVVYSEGLQMGYRWYDAENIEPLFPFGHGLSYTRFRYAGVRSSTNADGGVTLSFTLTNTGTVAGAEVAQVYAALPSAVGEPPQRLVGWQKVSLAAGESKTVSVAVKAERLAIWDTTAHQWRLPGGSFGFTVGGSSRDAQALTSTQTIAGKLL, encoded by the coding sequence ATGGAAAAGAGACAACGTGTGCGGCTGATGACGGCGGCCTATTCGGGCCTTTTTGTGGGGCTCTTGGCGGGCTGCGGCGGGGACGATGGCCCCACCGCGCCTTCGGCCGACACGGTGGCCGACCAACGGGCTGCAGCCCTGGTGGCGCAAATGACGCTGGACGAAAAAATCCAGATGGTCCATGGCATCGGTTTGGGTGTGGGCCCCCTGGGCGGGGCGGGCTACATACCCGGCATTGCGCGCCTGGGCATCCCCGATTACTACATCGCCGATTCGGCCACCGGCGTGGCGCAGGTCAAGCTGGGTGCCACCGGCCTGGCCAATGTGGACAACGGCACCACGCCGATGCCCGCGCCGATTGGCCTGGCCGCCAGCTGGGACACCAGCCTGGCCCATGCCTACGGCGCCCAGATTGCGACCGAGCTGCGCACCGTGGGCTTCTCCGAAGGCCTGGGCGGTGGCGTGAACCTGGCGCGCGAACTGCGCAACGGGCGCACTTTTGAGTACATGGGCGAAGACCCGGTGCTGGCCGGCCACATGATCGCCGAGCGCACCAAGGGCACCCAGAGCCAGAAAGTGGTGGCCACCATCAAGCACTACGCCGCCAACGACCAGGAAACCAACCGCTTCACCTCCAACTCGGTGGTGGACGAGCGCACCCTGCGCGAACTGCATTTGTTGCCCTTCGAGATCGGCGTCAAAGACGGCCAGCCCGGCAACGTGATGTGTGCCTACAACCTGGTCAACGGCGCCAAGTCCTGCGAGAACAAGACCCTGCTCACCGACGTGCTGAAGACCGAGTGGGGCTTCCAGGGCAAGGTGCAGTCCGACTGGTTCATGGCCGTGACCAACACGGTCAGCGCGGCCAATGCCGGGCTGGACGAAGAGCAGGCGGGCTCCACCGACGACAGCGTCGGCTTCTTCGGCATCAAGACCTATTTCAACCAGAAGCTGAAGGCGGCGGTGGAGGCGGGCACGGTGTCCGTGGCGCGCTTGAATGACATGGTGCAACGCAAACTGCGGACCATGGTGAAGGTGGGTGTGATGGATGCGCCCGCTCCCTTGAACGGCACCATCGACCAGGCGGCGGGCAACACCGCGGCCCGGCAGGTGGCCGAGCAGTCCATGGTGCTGCTGAAAAACGCGGTGCCCGCCGGGTACACCACGGCCGCCTTGCCATTGGATGCCACGGCCGCCACCAAGATCCTGGTGGTCGGCGGGCATGCGGATGCGGGCGTGATGTCGGGCGGCGGCTCGGCCGGTACGCCCCCGCGCGACGGCAACGCCGTGGCCTGCCTGAGCCCGGCTTACATGGTTGGCGGCCAGGTGTCGGGCTGCGCGGTCTGGTACAAATCGTCGCCGCTGGATGCGATCCGGGCCAAGGCCCCCCATGCCACCGTCACCTACCTGGACGGAACCGATGCCGCCGCCGCCGCCAATGCGGCTGCGCTGGCCGATGTGACCATCGTCTTCGGCACCCAATGGCAAACCGAAGGCGGCGATCTGCCCTCGCTCAGCCTGCCCGATGCCGTGGCCGACCCGGCCAACCAGGCCTACGACCAGAACGCCTTGATGGCCGCCGTGGCCGCCACGGCCAAACGCAGCGTGGTGGTGTTGCAGAGTGGCACTGCCGTCACCATGCCCTGGCTGTCGGGTGTGCATTCGGTGCTGGAAGCCTGGTACCCGGGCGTGCAGGGCGGGGCGGCCATCGCCAACGTGCTGTTTGGCACGGTCAACCCCTCTGGCAAGCTGCCGCTGACCTTTCCCAAGAGCGAAAGCGACATGCCGCAAAAGCGCATCTCCGCCACCGACACCCAGGTGGTCTACAGCGAAGGCCTGCAGATGGGCTACCGCTGGTACGACGCGGAGAACATCGAGCCCCTGTTCCCGTTTGGCCACGGCCTGTCGTATACCCGCTTCCGCTATGCCGGCGTGCGCAGCAGCACCAACGCCGACGGCGGCGTGACCCTCAGCTTCACGCTCACCAACACCGGCACAGTGGCCGGTGCCGAGGTGGCGCAGGTGTATGCCGCCCTGCCCAGTGCGGTCGGCGAGCCGCCCCAACGCCTGGTGGGCTGGCAAAAGGTCTCGCTGGCTGCGGGGGAAAGCAAAACCGTGAGCGTGGCCGTGAAAGCCGAGCGGCTGGCCATCTGGGACACCACCGCGCACCAATGGCGCCTGCCGGGCGGTAGCTTCGGCTTTACCGTGGGCGGATCGTCCCGCGATGCCCAGGCGCTGACCAGCACCCAGACCATCGCTGGAAAGCTGCTGTAA
- a CDS encoding sugar nucleotide-binding protein: MQPTVLILGARGRFGLAAARAFADAGWRVLGLVRPGAQLPPEAATDQRIEWLVVDLQDSAAVVRAAHGACVVVHALNPLYTRKAWKTQAQPMAEAAIGITRALGATLMFIGNVYNFGADMPALLAEDTPQRARTAMGQVRIAVEAQIRRSGVRAIVIRAGDFFGSGTGTWFDQAMVKDIQKGKFVDPGRAGVAKAWAYLPDLARTFVEVALRRDALPPFEVFHFAGYSITGQHWLDAIDPVALAQRWVEPGAALQYSRLPWPFIRIGALFSPTFAASLDLRYLWTTPHALDNRKLVALLGAEPHRPLVQATAMALHDLGFTRNAVGAQVVGG, translated from the coding sequence ATGCAACCTACCGTTTTGATTTTGGGCGCACGCGGGCGTTTTGGCCTGGCGGCGGCCCGTGCGTTTGCCGATGCGGGCTGGCGTGTGCTGGGCTTGGTGCGCCCCGGTGCGCAGCTGCCCCCCGAAGCCGCTACGGACCAGCGCATTGAATGGTTGGTGGTGGACCTGCAGGACAGCGCCGCCGTGGTCCGCGCGGCCCATGGTGCCTGCGTGGTGGTGCATGCGCTGAACCCTCTGTACACCCGCAAGGCCTGGAAAACCCAGGCCCAGCCCATGGCGGAAGCGGCCATCGGCATCACCCGCGCCCTGGGTGCCACTTTGATGTTCATCGGCAACGTCTACAACTTTGGTGCGGACATGCCCGCGTTGTTGGCCGAGGACACGCCGCAGCGGGCCCGGACCGCCATGGGCCAGGTGCGCATTGCCGTGGAGGCGCAAATCCGCCGCAGCGGCGTGCGCGCCATCGTCATCCGGGCCGGAGACTTTTTTGGCAGTGGCACTGGCACCTGGTTCGACCAGGCCATGGTCAAAGACATCCAAAAGGGCAAGTTCGTGGACCCGGGCCGCGCCGGCGTGGCCAAGGCCTGGGCCTATCTGCCCGACCTGGCCCGTACTTTTGTCGAAGTGGCGTTGCGCCGCGATGCGCTGCCGCCGTTCGAGGTCTTCCACTTTGCGGGCTACAGCATCACCGGCCAGCACTGGCTGGACGCGATCGACCCCGTGGCCCTGGCCCAGCGCTGGGTGGAGCCCGGTGCAGCGCTGCAGTACAGCCGCCTGCCGTGGCCCTTCATCCGCATCGGTGCGCTGTTTTCGCCCACCTTTGCGGCGTCGCTGGACCTGCGCTACCTGTGGACCACCCCGCACGCCCTGGACAACCGCAAGCTGGTAGCCCTCTTGGGGGCGGAGCCGCACCGGCCCCTGGTACAGGCCACGGCGATGGCCTTGCACGACCTGGGGTTCACCCGCAATGCGGTGGGGGCGCAGGTGGTGGGCGGGTAG
- a CDS encoding LysR family transcriptional regulator, with protein MIPRPRPAFDWHLVRSFLAALDHGSLLGAAKVLQTSQPTLGRHIAELESQWGVVLFERTGRGLVPTATALQLADAARGMADGADQLARTLTGSQAQKMGTVRITASTPVAVHLLPPILWQMRQALPDIQVELVASNTVSNLLRREADIAVRMVRPEQGSLVAQKIGDVAMGAFAHRAYLAQRSAIVQPLDLLDHALIGFDTDPAIRDGFKAMGFEVGKEAFALRSDDLLVQWHAVRAGLGIGFVAHFTARLDAEVLPVLPDVLRIPPLPMWLAVHREIRTSQRIRSVYDFLVAALPGVI; from the coding sequence ATGATCCCCCGCCCCCGCCCCGCGTTTGACTGGCACCTGGTGCGCTCCTTCCTGGCGGCCCTGGACCATGGCAGCCTGCTGGGCGCGGCCAAGGTGCTGCAAACCAGCCAACCCACCTTGGGACGGCACATCGCAGAGCTGGAAAGCCAGTGGGGCGTGGTGCTGTTTGAGCGCACCGGGCGCGGCCTGGTACCCACCGCCACCGCCCTGCAGTTGGCCGATGCGGCACGCGGCATGGCCGACGGCGCAGACCAGCTGGCGCGCACCCTCACCGGCAGCCAGGCGCAGAAAATGGGCACTGTCCGGATTACCGCCAGTACCCCGGTGGCGGTACACCTGCTGCCGCCCATCCTGTGGCAGATGCGCCAGGCCCTGCCCGACATCCAGGTGGAGCTGGTCGCCAGCAACACCGTGAGCAACCTGCTGCGGCGGGAGGCGGATATTGCGGTGCGCATGGTCCGCCCCGAACAGGGCAGCCTGGTGGCCCAGAAGATCGGCGATGTGGCCATGGGTGCCTTCGCCCACCGCGCCTACCTGGCGCAGCGCAGCGCCATCGTTCAGCCGCTGGACCTGCTGGACCACGCGCTGATCGGCTTTGATACCGACCCCGCCATCCGCGATGGCTTCAAGGCGATGGGTTTTGAGGTGGGCAAAGAAGCGTTTGCGCTGCGCTCGGACGACCTGCTGGTGCAATGGCACGCCGTGCGCGCAGGCCTGGGTATTGGCTTTGTGGCCCACTTCACCGCCCGCCTGGATGCCGAGGTGCTGCCCGTGCTGCCCGATGTGCTACGCATTCCCCCCCTGCCGATGTGGCTGGCCGTGCACCGCGAAATCCGCACCAGCCAGCGGATTCGGTCGGTCTATGACTTTTTAGTGGCGGCGTTGCCGGGGGTAATTTGA
- a CDS encoding methyl-accepting chemotaxis protein translates to MKTTTVKSRLIWAFGVLAALVLLVSTAAHHSLGEVNANLHRFHGVDVHQYQLTVALRDAVNRRAIAARNLVLAATPADADLEKQAVIQAHHDTQEALEKLNASVKNTADAMPDIQRMLQDINQVESRYGPVALGIVKLALEGNRDDAIGKINVECRPLLVALLKATADFLVASSQNGDDNVAASVAEYAEARWLLLAVSALAVVVAVAMGFLLTRSLVGALGGEPGAAADLARAAAQGDLSQAIALRPGDRSSLMAQLKVMQEGLARVVTDVRQGSENVATASAEIAQGNHDLSTRTEQQASALQQTAASMEQLGSTVRQNADNAVQANQLALRASTVAVQGGEVVAQVVTTMKGINDSSKKIADIIGVIDGIAFQTNILALNAAVEAARAGEQGRGFAVVASEVRSLAGRSAEAAKEIKLLISASVERVAQGTTLVDKAGVTMTEVVGAIRQVTDIMGEISAASSEQSAGVTQVGQALTQMDHATQQNAALVEQMAAAASSMRNQAQDLVNTVAVFNLGQPRLT, encoded by the coding sequence ATGAAAACTACTACCGTCAAAAGTCGGCTGATTTGGGCCTTTGGGGTATTGGCGGCCTTGGTGCTGTTGGTCAGCACCGCGGCGCACCATTCCCTGGGGGAGGTGAATGCCAATCTGCACCGTTTTCATGGTGTGGATGTGCACCAGTACCAGTTGACCGTGGCCTTGCGCGATGCGGTCAACCGCCGGGCGATTGCGGCGCGCAATCTGGTCCTGGCGGCCACGCCAGCCGATGCCGACTTGGAGAAGCAGGCGGTCATCCAGGCGCACCACGATACCCAGGAGGCACTGGAAAAGCTCAATGCCAGCGTCAAGAACACCGCTGACGCCATGCCGGACATCCAGCGCATGCTGCAGGACATCAACCAAGTCGAATCCCGTTACGGGCCGGTGGCGCTGGGGATCGTGAAGCTGGCGCTGGAGGGCAATAGAGACGATGCCATCGGCAAGATCAATGTGGAATGCCGCCCCCTGCTGGTGGCTTTGCTCAAGGCTACGGCGGACTTTCTGGTGGCCAGCAGCCAGAACGGTGACGACAACGTGGCGGCTTCGGTGGCCGAATACGCCGAGGCACGCTGGCTGTTGTTGGCGGTGAGCGCCCTCGCGGTGGTGGTGGCGGTGGCGATGGGTTTTCTGCTGACCCGCAGCCTGGTGGGGGCCCTGGGGGGCGAGCCCGGCGCCGCGGCCGACCTGGCCCGCGCGGCGGCCCAGGGTGACCTGAGCCAGGCCATCGCGCTCAGGCCCGGGGACCGCAGCAGCCTGATGGCCCAGCTCAAGGTAATGCAGGAAGGCCTGGCCCGCGTGGTCACCGATGTGCGCCAGGGTTCGGAAAACGTGGCCACGGCCAGCGCCGAGATTGCCCAGGGCAACCACGACCTCAGTACCCGCACCGAGCAGCAGGCCAGCGCGCTGCAGCAAACCGCGGCCTCGATGGAGCAACTGGGCTCCACCGTCCGGCAAAACGCCGACAACGCGGTGCAGGCCAACCAGCTGGCGCTGCGTGCCAGCACGGTGGCGGTACAGGGCGGCGAGGTGGTGGCCCAGGTGGTCACCACCATGAAGGGCATCAACGACAGCTCGAAAAAGATCGCCGACATCATCGGCGTGATCGACGGCATCGCCTTCCAGACCAACATCCTGGCCCTGAACGCTGCGGTGGAAGCCGCCCGCGCGGGCGAGCAGGGCCGGGGTTTTGCGGTGGTGGCCAGCGAGGTGCGGTCGCTGGCCGGGCGCTCGGCCGAGGCCGCCAAGGAGATCAAGCTGCTGATCTCGGCCAGCGTGGAGCGGGTCGCGCAGGGCACCACCCTGGTGGACAAAGCCGGGGTCACCATGACCGAGGTGGTGGGTGCCATCCGCCAGGTCACCGACATCATGGGCGAGATCAGTGCCGCCAGCAGCGAGCAAAGTGCCGGTGTGACCCAGGTGGGCCAGGCGCTCACCCAAATGGACCACGCCACTCAGCAAAACGCCGCCCTGGTCGAACAGATGGCAGCGGCCGCCAGCAGCATGCGCAACCAGGCCCAGGACCTGGTGAACACCGTGGCCGTGTTCAACCTGGGCCAGCCCCGGCTAACCTGA